The following proteins are co-located in the Apium graveolens cultivar Ventura chromosome 5, ASM990537v1, whole genome shotgun sequence genome:
- the LOC141660165 gene encoding uncharacterized protein LOC141660165 yields the protein MTMKDVVQDSDMIACAALIVNSLDAKVLVDSGATKSFISKNFVDKLNCATQPLEPNLVIEVANQDKVSVDRIYPSCDIEIGGRHFFANLIPFKLGEFDIILGMDWLADHDAQIECKSKKVRLKS from the coding sequence ATGAcgatgaaggatgttgttcaggACTCAGATATGATCGCATGTGCGGCGCTTATCGTGAACTCTTTGGATGCAAAAGTATTAGTGGATTCAGGAGctaccaagtcttttatatccaAGAATTTTGTTGATAAATTGAATTGTGCTACTCAACCTTTAGAGCCCAACTTGGTTATAGAAGTGGCTAATCAGGATAAAGTCTCTGTTGATAGAATTTATCCTAGTTGCGACATAGAGATAGGAGGTCGTCATTTCTTCGCGAACTTGATACCTTTCAaactaggagaatttgatatcatcctaggaatggattggctagcaGACCATGATGCTCAGATTGAGTGTAAAAGCAAGAAAGTGAGGTTGAAGTCCTAG